One window of Nocardia sp. NBC_00508 genomic DNA carries:
- a CDS encoding helix-turn-helix domain-containing protein — translation MATGSTLPRRALGRRIRQLRERNNVSQAAAARIVETSPQSYGRLEEGRVTKVTDLGINALANAFKADDEERRLLLDLAQEIRQTQKSDGSLWRATSDVIPKAFNHYLALEEAASRIISWQTMLVPGLLQTREYRRALVWAEYPGMPPEEVERILDFVMKRQEMLVNSDFRFEAILAEAVLRYQAGGPGVSTDQLRRMLELSEMPNVSVRIVPFDAQTPVALITRSPFVICEFPPLPTSKLIEPPVVYIEGFVGELYLERNVEVAQYMDTARRLAQVALPEAASRDRVLTTIKELMK, via the coding sequence ATGGCCACTGGATCTACCCTGCCCAGAAGGGCTTTGGGCCGCCGGATACGACAACTGCGGGAGCGCAACAACGTCTCGCAGGCCGCCGCCGCGCGCATCGTGGAGACGTCACCACAGTCCTATGGTCGCTTGGAAGAGGGCAGGGTCACCAAGGTCACGGACCTGGGCATCAACGCCCTCGCCAACGCCTTCAAGGCCGACGACGAGGAGCGCAGGCTACTGCTGGACTTGGCGCAAGAAATCCGGCAAACCCAGAAGTCGGACGGTAGCTTGTGGCGGGCAACTTCCGACGTAATCCCCAAGGCGTTCAACCACTATCTGGCGCTGGAAGAGGCTGCGAGCCGTATCATCTCATGGCAAACAATGCTGGTCCCGGGGCTGCTGCAAACCCGCGAGTACCGTCGTGCGCTGGTGTGGGCCGAGTATCCGGGTATGCCGCCGGAAGAGGTGGAACGCATCCTGGACTTCGTGATGAAGCGACAGGAAATGCTGGTCAACAGCGACTTTCGTTTCGAAGCAATCCTCGCCGAGGCCGTCTTGCGCTATCAGGCGGGTGGCCCGGGAGTCAGCACGGACCAACTCCGGCGCATGCTCGAGTTGTCCGAAATGCCGAATGTCTCGGTGCGGATCGTGCCCTTCGATGCCCAGACCCCGGTTGCGCTCATCACTCGCTCGCCGTTCGTCATTTGCGAGTTCCCGCCGCTGCCAACGTCGAAGCTGATCGAGCCACCGGTTGTCTACATCGAGGGCTTCGTTGGGGAACTCTATCTGGAGCGCAACGTAGAAGTGGCCCAGTATATGGATACAGCTCGGAGGCTGGCGCAGGTAGCGTTACCCGAAGCAGCATCTAGGGACCGGGTGCTGACGACAATCAAGGAGCTGATGAAATGA
- a CDS encoding DUF397 domain-containing protein, protein MIDLPGARWFKSSRSAGNRECVEVAHLSKGMVGVRDSKDTYGPVLVFTPSEWDVFTAGVVDGTFDRP, encoded by the coding sequence ATGATCGACCTACCTGGGGCCCGCTGGTTCAAGAGCAGCCGAAGCGCGGGAAACAGGGAATGCGTTGAGGTGGCACACCTGAGCAAAGGCATGGTCGGCGTACGCGATAGCAAGGATACGTACGGACCGGTACTGGTGTTCACGCCGAGCGAATGGGATGTCTTCACCGCTGGCGTAGTCGACGGAACGTTCGACCGGCCCTGA
- a CDS encoding DUF397 domain-containing protein → MSDLPGARSFKSSRSTGKEDCVEVAHLSKGMVGVCDSKHMSGPVLVCVHAERVGCVHRWQSRRSVRPALIARIAGPGQAFRNG, encoded by the coding sequence ATGAGCGACCTACCCGGCGCCCGCTCGTTCAAGAGCAGTCGCAGCACGGGCAAAGAGGACTGCGTAGAAGTGGCGCACCTGAGCAAAGGCATGGTCGGCGTATGCGATAGCAAGCACATGTCCGGCCCGGTACTGGTGTGTGTTCACGCCGAGCGAGTGGGATGCGTTCACCGCTGGCAAAGTCGACGGAGCGTTCGACCAGCCCTGATTGCCCGGATCGCTGGGCCGGGACAGGCATTCCGCAACGGATGA
- a CDS encoding nSTAND1 domain-containing NTPase, whose translation MSRIFLSHSSRDNAAAVALRQWLIEQRPGLAGEVFLDIDPDTGIRAGVRWKDALRQANTRCEAVICLVSRHWQSSHECKTEYRTAETLGKQILVARLQATDGDITGEWQRCDLFGEGPATTVQLHGGGEPVRFRTAGLHQLLAGLEPAGIGAEHFLWPPRAEPDRAPYRGWRPFEAIDAAVFFGRDAQILRGRDHLAVMRATGVQSLFVVLGPSGAGKSSYLRAGLLPRLARDDRHFVVMDILRPAREALTGASGLAAVIHATRTRFGLRAPSHGVIRAALSDQHERVREWLLEIRQAATARLIDTSGAEADRAAPTLVLPIDQAEELLGPDAGSRGGLLLDLLADLLADPVDGDATRQWLIVLVCVRTDRYEAFQTAPQLAGIETMLFDDLGPMPRALFKDVITGPATRATQAGAPLQVHPDLVDRLLADCTEGADTLPLLALTLSRLYEDYGDTGVLTLDHYTAIGGINQVVRSEIDRVLAVDPAQRRHQLDLLRSAFIPWLATIGPDNDQPLRRIAAWTDLPAETHSLLDCFVERRLLVKDQRDGRTVVEVALESLLRQWDDLAEWLREHADDLKNADALEQTARAWARHDHDDAWLLDGSRLLAAETLLTKPGYRERLESVRELVSTSRKYHDDRIDAELRASRKRARVLTGLVAVLLVVTLLAVTGFVTATNASERANSQTREAIALRLIQDGEATLQGRQLGSDIYAIQEILAAHALAPSLRTDTAIVDALYARRHLLAVAQTHALIKDVAFSPDGRRIVSGGFDETLRLWDAITGQQIGAPLTGHTDVVQSVEFSPDGKRIVSGSHDRTLQLWDAVTGQPIGTPLTGHIESVLDVAFSPDGTRIVSGSDDQTLRLWDAATGQPIGAPLTGHSGSVLDVEFSPDGTRIVSGSADQTLRLWDAATGQPIGTPLTGHTEFVYSVAFSPNGKRIISGGADQTLRFWDPATAQPLYVPLSPKEALALSPEDAMQASMNDGVSEGANRVAMVNSIAIDRKGRWIAAGYSDNVVRLWSPIAARPVSLPLAGATDSVWSVASSPDGTRIVSGSGDGTLRIWDATTVALAYHTSVVMTMAFSPDGKRIVSGSTDRTLRLWDAATGQPIGPPLTGHTETIQSVAFSPDGKRIVSGGNDQTLRLWDAATGQPIGAPLTGHTERVWDVAFSPDGTRIVSGSDDETVRLWDAATGQPIGPPLTGHLLTVKSVAFSPDGKRVVSGSADRTLRLWDAATGQPIGAPLTGHTNAIASVAFSPDGKRIVSGGFDQTLRLWDAATGQPIGPPLTGHTNAVWNVAFSPDGKRIASGGPDQTLRLWDAVTREPMGAPLTGHANFVTDVAFSPDGSRIVSGSLDTTLKMWPIFAPSVEDLCAKLPSNMSHKQWRETVPAGIGYIELCPGLPISPDNSN comes from the coding sequence GTGTCGCGTATCTTCCTGAGTCATTCCAGCAGGGACAACGCGGCGGCGGTTGCACTGCGACAGTGGCTGATCGAGCAGCGACCGGGGTTGGCCGGGGAGGTCTTTCTCGATATCGATCCGGACACAGGCATCCGCGCTGGGGTTCGGTGGAAAGATGCTCTGCGGCAAGCGAATACACGCTGCGAGGCGGTGATCTGCCTGGTATCGCGGCACTGGCAGAGCTCGCACGAATGCAAGACCGAGTACCGCACCGCCGAGACTTTGGGTAAGCAGATTCTGGTGGCCCGGCTGCAAGCCACTGATGGCGATATCACCGGGGAATGGCAGCGGTGCGACCTGTTCGGCGAGGGCCCCGCCACCACCGTCCAGCTCCACGGCGGCGGCGAGCCGGTGCGGTTCCGCACTGCGGGTCTCCACCAGTTGCTTGCCGGGTTGGAGCCAGCCGGTATCGGTGCCGAGCACTTCCTGTGGCCACCACGGGCGGAGCCCGACCGTGCGCCCTATCGCGGATGGCGGCCGTTCGAGGCGATCGACGCCGCCGTGTTCTTCGGTCGCGACGCGCAGATCCTGCGCGGCCGGGATCATTTAGCGGTCATGCGCGCGACTGGTGTGCAATCGCTGTTCGTCGTCCTCGGCCCCTCCGGTGCCGGGAAATCGTCGTACCTGCGTGCGGGGCTGCTGCCGCGGCTGGCCCGCGACGATCGGCACTTCGTGGTCATGGACATTCTGCGACCCGCGCGGGAAGCCCTCACCGGCGCCAGCGGCCTCGCCGCCGTAATCCATGCCACCCGAACGCGATTCGGTCTTCGGGCGCCCAGCCACGGTGTGATCAGAGCCGCGCTGTCCGACCAGCATGAGCGGGTGCGCGAGTGGCTGCTCGAGATCCGGCAGGCCGCGACAGCTCGGTTGATCGACACGTCCGGGGCAGAAGCCGACCGGGCGGCTCCGACGCTGGTGTTGCCGATCGACCAGGCCGAGGAATTGCTCGGTCCCGATGCGGGCAGTCGGGGTGGCTTGCTGCTCGATCTGCTCGCCGATCTGCTCGCCGACCCGGTGGACGGCGACGCGACACGGCAGTGGCTGATTGTGCTGGTCTGCGTGCGCACCGACCGCTATGAGGCGTTTCAGACCGCCCCGCAACTGGCCGGTATCGAAACGATGCTCTTCGACGACCTGGGCCCGATGCCGCGTGCCCTGTTCAAGGACGTCATCACCGGTCCCGCGACGCGGGCCACCCAGGCGGGGGCACCGCTGCAGGTCCACCCGGACCTGGTCGATCGGCTGCTGGCCGACTGCACCGAGGGTGCGGATACCCTGCCGCTGCTGGCCTTGACGCTGTCCCGGTTGTACGAGGACTACGGTGACACCGGAGTTCTCACCCTCGACCACTACACCGCGATCGGCGGCATCAACCAGGTCGTGCGCAGCGAGATCGACCGCGTCCTCGCGGTCGATCCGGCGCAGCGGCGACACCAGCTCGACCTGTTGCGCTCGGCGTTCATTCCGTGGCTGGCCACTATCGGTCCCGACAACGACCAGCCCCTGCGCCGCATCGCCGCCTGGACCGATTTGCCCGCCGAGACGCATTCGCTGCTTGACTGCTTCGTCGAGCGGCGGCTGTTGGTGAAAGACCAGCGCGACGGCCGGACCGTGGTCGAGGTGGCGCTGGAAAGCCTGCTGCGGCAATGGGACGACCTCGCCGAATGGCTCCGGGAACACGCCGACGACCTCAAGAACGCCGATGCGCTCGAACAGACCGCCCGCGCATGGGCCCGCCACGATCACGACGACGCTTGGCTGCTGGACGGCTCACGCCTGCTCGCCGCCGAAACACTCCTCACGAAACCGGGCTACCGCGAACGTCTCGAATCGGTCCGCGAACTTGTTTCGACCTCGCGCAAATACCACGACGACCGCATAGACGCTGAACTCCGCGCATCCCGTAAGCGAGCGCGCGTCCTCACCGGGCTGGTCGCCGTGCTGCTTGTCGTCACCCTGCTCGCCGTCACGGGATTCGTCACGGCGACCAACGCCAGCGAACGAGCCAACAGCCAAACCCGCGAAGCCATAGCACTACGCCTGATCCAAGACGGTGAAGCCACGCTGCAAGGTAGACAACTCGGCAGCGACATCTACGCAATCCAGGAAATACTCGCCGCCCACGCCCTCGCACCAAGCCTACGAACCGACACCGCGATCGTCGATGCCCTCTACGCCCGCAGACACCTACTCGCCGTTGCGCAAACGCACGCCCTCATCAAGGACGTGGCGTTCAGCCCGGACGGCAGGCGCATCGTCTCCGGCGGCTTCGACGAGACGTTGCGGTTGTGGGATGCGATCACCGGGCAACAAATCGGCGCACCCCTGACGGGCCACACCGACGTGGTCCAGAGCGTGGAATTCAGCCCGGACGGCAAGCGCATCGTCTCCGGCAGCCACGATCGGACGTTGCAGTTGTGGGATGCCGTCACCGGACAACCCATCGGCACACCCTTGACCGGCCACATCGAGTCCGTGCTGGATGTGGCGTTCAGCCCGGACGGCACGCGCATCGTCTCCGGCAGCGATGATCAGACGTTGCGGTTGTGGGATGCGGCCACCGGGCAACCCATCGGCGCGCCCCTGACCGGCCACTCCGGTTCCGTGTTGGATGTGGAATTCAGCCCGGACGGCACGCGCATCGTCTCCGGCAGCGCCGACCAAACGTTGCGGTTGTGGGATGCCGCCACCGGGCAACCCATCGGCACACCCCTGACCGGCCATACCGAGTTCGTTTACAGCGTGGCATTCAGCCCGAATGGCAAGCGCATCATCTCGGGCGGCGCCGACCAGACGTTGCGGTTCTGGGATCCGGCTACCGCACAGCCCCTCTACGTACCGCTGTCTCCGAAGGAAGCCCTTGCGCTATCCCCAGAGGATGCGATGCAGGCCTCGATGAACGACGGAGTGTCAGAGGGAGCAAATCGTGTAGCCATGGTGAACAGCATCGCCATCGACCGGAAAGGAAGATGGATAGCCGCTGGCTACTCCGACAACGTCGTACGGCTGTGGAGCCCTATTGCAGCCCGCCCGGTGAGTTTGCCCCTGGCGGGAGCCACCGACTCTGTTTGGAGTGTGGCGTCGAGTCCTGATGGGACGCGCATTGTTTCTGGCAGCGGTGACGGCACACTCCGGATCTGGGATGCCACGACGGTGGCTCTGGCCTACCACACCAGCGTCGTGATGACTATGGCGTTCAGCCCGGACGGCAAGCGCATCGTCTCCGGCAGCACCGACCGGACATTGCGGTTGTGGGATGCGGCCACCGGGCAACCCATCGGCCCACCCCTGACCGGCCACACCGAAACGATCCAGAGTGTGGCGTTCAGCCCGGACGGCAAGCGCATCGTCTCCGGTGGCAACGACCAGACGTTGCGGTTGTGGGATGCGGCCACCGGGCAACCCATCGGCGCGCCCCTGACCGGCCACACCGAACGCGTGTGGGATGTGGCGTTCAGCCCGGACGGCACACGCATCGTCTCCGGCAGCGACGACGAGACAGTGCGATTGTGGGACGCGGCCACCGGGCAACCCATCGGCCCGCCTTTGACCGGCCACCTCCTCACAGTGAAGAGCGTGGCGTTCAGCCCGGACGGCAAGCGTGTTGTCTCCGGCAGCGCCGACAGGACGTTGCGGTTGTGGGACGCGGCCACCGGGCAACCCATCGGCGCGCCCCTGACCGGCCACACCAACGCCATTGCGAGTGTGGCGTTCAGCCCGGACGGCAAGCGCATTGTCTCCGGCGGCTTCGACCAGACGTTGCGGTTGTGGGACGCGGCCACCGGACAACCCATCGGCCCACCCCTGACCGGCCACACCAACGCCGTGTGGAATGTGGCGTTCAGCCCGGACGGCAAGCGCATTGCCTCCGGCGGCCCCGATCAAACATTGCGGTTGTGGGATGCAGTCACCCGGGAACCCATGGGCGCGCCACTGACCGGCCACGCCAACTTCGTGACGGATGTGGCGTTCAGTCCAGACGGGAGCCGTATCGTGTCGGGCAGCCTGGATACCACTCTGAAGATGTGGCCGATTTTCGCCCCGTCGGTCGAAGACCTGTGCGCGAAACTTCCCTCGAATATGAGCCACAAGCAATGGCGTGAAACGGTGCCGGCGGGGATCGGCTACATCGAACTCTGCCCAGGACTTCCCATCAGCCCCGACAACAGCAACTGA
- a CDS encoding helix-turn-helix transcriptional regulator, with translation MTQTAARLLQLLSLLQTRREWTGPELAARLGVTVRTVRRDVERLRELEYPVVASFGAVGGYRLQAGGALPPLLLDDEEAVAITLGLRSAAQGAVAGIEESAARALVKLQQVLPSRLRRRVDAIDTATVSLAGPAAGPMIDPEILVVLAAAARDGERIRFRYRDKADTETSRLAEPHSLVSAGRRWYLVAWDVDRADWRTFRVDRVTSPHPTGMRCPPRELPAADAASFVTSQLARSRPARHVVLRVHASAAAVTESFRVRPQEIEAVDAQTCLLRTSADSLEWTALRVAHLDLDFEVVEPQEMKDLLAAVGAKLLRAAGNPLPARPTGAVDQG, from the coding sequence GTGACCCAGACCGCCGCCCGCCTGCTGCAGCTGCTCTCGCTGCTGCAGACCCGCCGCGAATGGACCGGCCCGGAACTGGCCGCGCGACTCGGAGTCACCGTCCGGACGGTGCGCCGGGATGTCGAGCGTCTGCGCGAGCTGGAGTATCCGGTGGTCGCGAGTTTCGGTGCGGTCGGCGGATACCGCCTGCAAGCAGGCGGCGCGCTGCCTCCGCTGCTGCTCGATGACGAGGAGGCGGTGGCGATCACGCTCGGCCTGCGCAGCGCCGCCCAAGGCGCGGTCGCGGGTATCGAGGAATCCGCCGCCCGCGCATTGGTGAAACTGCAGCAGGTGCTGCCGTCGCGGTTACGTCGCCGGGTCGACGCGATCGATACCGCCACCGTGTCACTCGCCGGTCCCGCCGCCGGTCCGATGATCGACCCCGAGATTCTCGTCGTCCTGGCCGCCGCCGCGCGCGACGGCGAACGGATCCGTTTCCGCTACCGGGACAAGGCCGACACCGAAACCAGCCGCCTCGCAGAGCCGCACAGCCTGGTCTCCGCGGGCCGCCGCTGGTATCTGGTGGCTTGGGACGTCGACCGCGCCGACTGGCGCACCTTCCGCGTAGACCGCGTGACCTCCCCGCATCCCACCGGAATGCGGTGCCCGCCACGAGAACTCCCCGCTGCGGACGCGGCGAGCTTCGTCACCAGCCAGCTGGCCCGTTCCCGCCCGGCCCGGCACGTGGTCCTGCGTGTCCACGCGTCCGCCGCCGCCGTCACAGAATCCTTCCGGGTTCGTCCGCAGGAGATCGAGGCGGTGGACGCGCAGACCTGCCTCCTGCGCACGTCGGCCGATTCCCTGGAATGGACCGCCCTCCGCGTCGCGCACTTGGACCTCGACTTCGAGGTCGTCGAACCCCAGGAAATGAAAGACCTGCTCGCCGCCGTGGGCGCCAAATTGCTTCGCGCGGCCGGGAATCCTCTCCCGGCACGTCCAACCGGTGCTGTCGACCAAGGGTGA
- a CDS encoding excinuclease ABC subunit UvrA yields MHADRDTIRIIGARENNLRDVSLTIPKGKIVVFTGVSGSGKSSVVFGTVAVESQRQLNETFTWFIRNRLPKYERPEAEVIDNLAPAVVVDQKPIGGNSRSTVGTMTDIQSIIRVLFSRHGVPSAGEATCYSFNDPLGMCPGCGGLGHVVRPDLDKLIDTDKSLNEGAITFAPFAIGTFQWQLYAESGLFDPDKPLREFTAEEWQLFLRGNGFRVPRRNRNGSAGNNAYEGLLERVDRLYIKRDLTALSDKNRAAAQAVVSEAVCPDCGGARLNAAALASRIDGLGIADYGRLEITDLIEVLAAIDDPVAEPIASAAIGRLRRIEEVGLGYLSLDRETSTLSGGEAQRLKVVRHLGSSLTGMTYIFDEPSVGMHPRDVGRLNNLLIQLRDKGNTVLVVEHSPDVIAVADHVVDMGPGAGSHGGRVVFEGTVDELRGAETSTGERLRRVRRIKEDTRRPTGWLTVTDVDTHNLKNLTARFPTGVLTAVTGVAGSGKSTLVSGAFAAAHPQVIAVDQGAIAASRRSSPATYLGIMDPLRQLFAKRHGVRPGLFSFNSDGACGECGGAGVIFTDLAYMDPVTTVCQNCHGRRYRPEVLGYEIRGASIADVLEMTAEQALDFWAELDDQRIRTPLRALFDVGLGYLTLGRSLSSLSGGERQRIKLADHLHRRGGVYVLDEPTTGLHMADVDTLVALLDRLVDAGNTVIVIEHDPDVVARADWVIDLGPDGGKHGGEIVFAGTPSDLLSDARSITADYLRRSVGVLQ; encoded by the coding sequence GTGCATGCAGATCGAGACACCATCAGGATCATCGGGGCCCGCGAGAACAATCTCCGCGATGTCTCGTTGACGATTCCCAAGGGCAAGATCGTGGTCTTCACCGGCGTCTCCGGTTCGGGGAAGTCGTCGGTCGTGTTCGGGACCGTCGCCGTCGAATCACAGCGGCAACTCAACGAGACCTTCACGTGGTTCATCCGCAATCGGCTGCCCAAATACGAGCGGCCGGAGGCCGAGGTGATCGACAACCTCGCGCCCGCCGTCGTCGTCGACCAGAAACCGATCGGCGGCAATTCGCGTTCCACGGTCGGGACCATGACCGACATCCAGTCGATCATCCGCGTGCTGTTCTCCCGGCACGGTGTGCCGAGCGCGGGCGAGGCCACTTGCTATTCGTTCAACGACCCGCTGGGCATGTGTCCCGGCTGCGGCGGGCTCGGCCACGTGGTGCGTCCGGACCTGGACAAGCTCATTGATACCGACAAGTCGCTCAACGAGGGCGCTATCACCTTCGCTCCCTTCGCGATCGGCACCTTCCAATGGCAGCTCTACGCCGAGTCCGGGCTGTTCGACCCGGATAAACCGCTGCGCGAGTTCACCGCGGAGGAGTGGCAATTGTTCTTGCGCGGCAATGGTTTTCGGGTGCCGCGACGAAACAGGAACGGATCGGCGGGCAACAATGCCTATGAAGGACTGCTGGAGCGGGTCGACCGGCTCTACATCAAGCGCGATCTCACCGCGTTGTCGGACAAGAACCGCGCGGCCGCCCAGGCGGTGGTCAGCGAGGCAGTCTGCCCGGACTGCGGCGGCGCCCGGCTCAACGCCGCCGCATTGGCGAGCCGGATCGATGGGCTCGGTATCGCCGACTACGGCAGGCTGGAGATCACTGACCTCATCGAGGTGCTCGCCGCGATCGATGACCCGGTGGCCGAGCCCATCGCGAGCGCCGCGATCGGCCGATTGCGCCGGATCGAGGAGGTGGGGCTCGGCTACCTCTCGCTCGATCGGGAGACCTCGACACTGTCCGGCGGCGAGGCGCAGCGCCTCAAGGTGGTGCGGCACCTCGGCTCCAGCCTCACCGGCATGACCTACATCTTCGACGAACCGAGCGTCGGTATGCATCCCCGGGACGTGGGACGGCTGAACAATCTGCTGATCCAGTTGCGGGACAAGGGAAATACCGTGCTGGTGGTCGAGCACTCCCCGGACGTGATCGCCGTCGCCGATCACGTGGTCGACATGGGGCCCGGCGCGGGCTCGCACGGCGGGCGGGTGGTGTTCGAGGGCACGGTCGACGAGCTGCGCGGCGCCGAAACGTCCACCGGCGAGCGGCTGCGCCGCGTTCGGCGGATCAAGGAAGACACCCGTCGGCCGACCGGATGGCTGACCGTAACGGACGTCGACACCCACAACCTGAAGAACCTCACCGCGCGATTTCCCACGGGCGTGCTCACCGCGGTGACCGGCGTCGCGGGCTCCGGGAAGAGCACGCTGGTCTCCGGCGCGTTCGCCGCGGCGCATCCACAGGTCATCGCGGTCGATCAAGGGGCGATCGCCGCCTCGCGGCGCTCCAGCCCGGCCACCTATCTCGGGATCATGGACCCGCTGCGTCAGCTATTCGCCAAGCGGCACGGCGTGCGACCGGGCCTGTTCAGCTTCAACTCCGACGGCGCGTGCGGAGAATGCGGTGGCGCGGGCGTGATCTTCACCGACCTGGCGTACATGGATCCGGTCACCACCGTGTGCCAGAACTGTCACGGACGCCGCTACCGGCCGGAGGTGCTCGGCTACGAGATCCGCGGCGCGTCCATCGCCGACGTGCTGGAGATGACCGCCGAGCAGGCGCTCGATTTCTGGGCCGAACTGGATGACCAGCGGATTCGCACACCGCTGCGGGCGCTGTTCGACGTCGGTCTCGGCTACCTCACCCTCGGCCGCTCGCTCAGTTCCCTCTCCGGCGGGGAACGCCAGCGCATCAAGCTGGCCGATCACCTGCATCGCCGCGGCGGGGTCTACGTTCTGGACGAACCGACCACCGGGCTGCATATGGCCGACGTGGACACCCTGGTCGCGCTGCTGGACCGATTGGTCGACGCGGGCAACACGGTGATCGTCATCGAACACGACCCGGACGTCGTCGCCCGCGCCGACTGGGTGATCGATCTCGGGCCGGATGGCGGAAAGCACGGCGGGGAGATAGTTTTCGCCGGAACGCCGTCGGACTTGCTGTCGGATGCTCGTTCCATTACCGCGGACTATCTGCGGCGCAGCGTCGGTGTGCTGCAATGA
- a CDS encoding family 43 glycosylhydrolase, which yields MTTREVVRAGTFARIYDPSVGEADAWYINDHTLVRDEAGRWHLFGITHREPADPFDEIEFAHACADRLHGPWAKHPSALRVDRDYGETHLWAPFVVRAHGQYYMYYAAGGADRTGAAMNLATSPDLFRWTRLPTGPLFHDGYDARDPMVAPVGDQWVMYYCATSAAAGGHHVVAYRTSTDLVHWGERHIAYTDPAKGTEAGNTESPYVLRHDGWWYLFIGPRPHYVGTDVFRSDSPFRFRIGDKVGHIAAHAAEVAVEDGRWWITSAGWGQGGVHLASLTFPQSRMVKAVPR from the coding sequence ATGACGACGCGCGAGGTGGTTCGAGCGGGGACGTTCGCGCGGATCTACGACCCCAGCGTCGGGGAGGCGGATGCGTGGTACATCAATGACCACACGCTGGTTCGCGACGAGGCCGGGCGATGGCACCTGTTCGGGATCACCCATCGGGAGCCGGCGGACCCGTTCGACGAGATCGAATTCGCGCACGCCTGCGCCGACCGGTTACACGGGCCGTGGGCCAAGCACCCGTCCGCCTTGCGTGTTGATCGAGACTACGGGGAGACGCATCTGTGGGCGCCGTTCGTGGTCCGCGCGCACGGCCAGTACTACATGTACTACGCCGCGGGTGGCGCCGACCGCACCGGCGCCGCGATGAACCTGGCCACCTCGCCCGACCTGTTCCGGTGGACCAGGCTGCCGACTGGTCCACTGTTCCACGACGGCTATGACGCTCGCGATCCAATGGTGGCGCCGGTGGGCGACCAGTGGGTGATGTACTACTGCGCGACCAGCGCCGCCGCCGGGGGCCATCATGTCGTCGCCTACCGCACCAGCACCGACCTCGTGCACTGGGGTGAACGCCATATCGCCTACACCGACCCGGCCAAAGGCACCGAGGCGGGCAACACCGAGTCTCCGTACGTCCTGCGACACGACGGTTGGTGGTATCTGTTCATCGGCCCGCGCCCGCACTACGTCGGCACCGACGTCTTCCGCAGCGACAGCCCGTTTCGCTTCCGCATCGGGGACAAGGTCGGCCACATCGCCGCGCACGCCGCCGAAGTTGCCGTCGAGGACGGCCGCTGGTGGATCACGAGTGCGGGCTGGGGCCAGGGCGGTGTCCACCTCGCGTCGCTCACCTTCCCACAGTCGCGGATGGTCAAAGCGGTTCCGCGATAA